In the Malaya genurostris strain Urasoe2022 chromosome 1, Malgen_1.1, whole genome shotgun sequence genome, one interval contains:
- the LOC131428400 gene encoding uncharacterized protein LOC131428400 has protein sequence MAQSAGKYVRAPRYMETSDSSMELAEQLAEERSLRTALAIELEQSQKENEELRANLNAHDAGSNLDNHNFNFDAQNGLCSTRHLLSYPGTSRNLEESRFLSSMNQLSVASINVPECKASDDEQIHRQTFELWKDLLIDSMKLAGIEDEATMYTLFKVKAGSRLLEIFRNTKSQADAPDSNLTPFSNAMHRLKTYFGSGSDVMLMRRRLTLMVQRVEESDLSFIVRVGSTARLCEYDDDKEFEEIVATVAEHARNRDVRTTALKMLSRKGSFTDLVDKVRELEAIRLNEEYVLQKHVKSENQTHALIAPVRSYQNWEANRSTRGTSWNVRGNPARRSFVHNQRGRGTFTRTYNQPQLNSQSSDRCWRCFSVYHSANICNAKDKICNKCGIVGHIQRACTTSAYKRPAENGLETIPAKIANVEKVEECVSPIDPVSVERED, from the exons ATGGCGCAGTCGGCAG GGAAATACGTTCGTGCTCCACGATACATGGAGACGTCTGATTCGTCGATGGAGTTGGCTGAACAACTAGCGGAAGAACGATCATTACGAACTGCGTTAGCTATTGAGCTTGAACAATCACAAAAGGAAAATGAAGAACTGAGGGCAAATTTAAATGCACACGATGCTGGAAGTAATCTTGATAACCATAATTTCAATTTTGACGCCCAAAATGGGTTGTGCAGTACCCGACACTTGTTATCCTATCCTGGTACATCAAGAAATCTGGAGGAATCAAGATTTCTGTCTTCAATGAACCAATTATCGGTAGCGTCGATCAACGTACCGGAATGTAAGGCATCCGATGATGAACAAATCCATCGTCAGACTTTCGAACTGTGGAAAGATTTGCTCATCGATTCAATGAAATTAGCGGGCATCGAAGATGAGGCGACTATGTACACACTTTTCAAGGTTAAGGCCGGTTCTCGCCTACTTGAGATTTTCAGAAATACCAAATCTCAAGCTGATGCACCAGATTCAAATTTGACACCCTTTTCCAACGCCATGCATCGTCTGAAAACTTATTTTGGTTCTGGATCGGACGTCATGTTGATGAGACGACGTCTGACGTTAATGGTACAAAGAGTTGAGGAATCTGATCTAAGCTTCATTGTAAGAGTTGGCTCAACAGCACGTCTATGCGAATATGACGATGATAAAGAGTTCGAAGAAATAGTCGCAACAGTTGCGGAACACGCTAGGAACCGGGACGTAAGGACCACTGCTTTGAAAATGTTAAGCCGTAAAGGTAGCTTTACGGACCTTGTCGATAAGGTTCGTGAACTGGAAGCAATAAGACTGAACGAAGAGTACGTGTTGCAGAAACATGTAAAATCCGAAAATCAAACTCATGCTTTGATTGCCCCGGTAAGATCATACCAGAACTGGGAAGCAAATCGTTCCACCAGAGGAACTTCTTGGAACGTTCGGGGAAATCCAGCTCGTCGAAGTTTCGTTCACAATCAGAGAGGAAGAGGTACATTTACAAGAACGTATAATCAGCCTCAACTTAACTCTCAGAGTAGTGATAGGTGCTGGCGTTGTTTCAGTGTTTATCACTCAGCAAACATTTGCAATGCTAAAGATAAAATTTGCAACAAATGTGGAATTGTAGGTCATATTCAACGAGCATGTACAACAAGTGCATACAAGCGCCCTGCAGAGAATGGTTTAGAGACAATCCCGGCCAAGATAGCAAACGTCGAGAAGGTTGAAGAATGTGTATCCCCTATAGATCCGGTAAGTGTCGAAAGAGAAGATTAA
- the LOC131426138 gene encoding brahma-associated protein of 60 kDa, whose product MSQRFPPAGPGSAPGAPVPQRYPPSPAGQSSQPPPGMRPYGPGNNFPPRGYTPPPQMAGGTPSQNPPPMHQRPMQPGFGQSSSMRGSPMPSGSSGSSKRPSDNRSAANQPPQKSEYPAKKKKKLADKILPQKVRDLVPESQAYMDLLAFERKLDATIMRKRLDIQEALKRPMKQKRKLRIFISNTFYPSKERDREEGGDSGAESLVASWELRVEGRLLEDNKSDPNKIKRKFSSFFKSLVIELDKDLYGPDNHLVEWHRTHTTQETDGFQVKRPGDRNVRCTILLLLDYQPLQFKLDPRLARLLGVHTQTRPVIISALWQYIKTHKLQDAHEREYITCDKYLEQIFGCQRMKFAEIPQRLNPLLHPPDPIVINHVITVESGMENKQTACYDIDVEVDDTLKNQMNNFLLSTASQQEIQTLDSKIHDTVETINQLKTNREFFLSFAKDPQTFIHKWIVSQTRDLKTMTDIVGNPEEERRAEFYYQPWTQEAVSRYFFTKVNQKRAELEQALGIRNS is encoded by the exons ATGTCGCAACGTTTCCCCCCGGCTGGTCCAGGCAGCGCTCCGGGTGCTCCCGTACCGCAACGCTATCCACCATCGCCGGCTGGGCAATCCAGTCAACCTCCGCCAGGAATGCGTCCCTATGGACCAGGAAATAATTTCCCA CCCCGCGGATACACTCCCCCACCGCAGATGGCAGGTGGCACTCCCTCACAGAATCCCCCTCCCATGCATCAGCGTCCAATGCAACCCGGTTTCGGTCAAAGTAGCAGCATGCGAGGATCTCCAATGCCCAGTGGATCATCTGGTAGTAGCAAAAGACCGTCGGATAATCGCAGTGCAGCTAATCAGCCTCCCCAAAAGAG CGAATATCCggctaaaaaaaagaaaaagctgGCAGATAAAATTTTACCGCAAAAGGTGCGTGACCTGGTTCCAGAATCTCAAGCTTACATGGATCTTCTAGCGTTTGAACGTAAACTAGACGCAACAATCATGCGTAAAAGACTGGACATTCAGGAAGCGTTGAAACGTCCGATGAAACAAAAACGTAAGCTacgtatttttatttccaacacGTTTTATCCGAGCAAGGAGAGAGACAGAGAGGAAGGTGGTGACTCGGGTGCAGAAAGTTTGGTTGCATCCTGGGAACTCCGAGTGGAAGGTCGTTTACTGGAAGATAACAAATCCGATCCAAACAAGATTAAACGGAAATTTTCAAGCTTCTTCAAATCACTGGTTATTGAACTGGACAAGGACCTGTACGGACCCGATAATCATTTGGTCGAGTGGCATCGCACACATACCACACAGGAGACGGATGGCTTTCAAGTGAAACGCCCAGGAGATCGTAACGTGCGTTGCACAATTCTGTTGCTGCTTGACTATCAGCCACTGCAGTTTAAGCTGGATCCTCGTCTAGCGCGTTTGCTCGGGGTTCACACCCAGACTCGACCCGTCATCATTTCCGCCTTGTGGCAGTACATCAAGACGCACAAACTGCAAGACGCTCACGAACGTGAATACATTACGTGTGATAAGTATTTGGAACAGATCTTCGGTTGTCAGCGGATGAAGTTTGCCGAAATTCCACAGCGTTTGAACCCACTTTTGCATCCTCCGGATCCAATCGTGATCAACCATGTAATCACCGTCGAGAGCGGCATGGAAAACAAGCAAACTGCTTGCTATGACATAGATGTCGAAGTCGACGACACGCTGAAGAATCAAATGAACAATTTCCTTCTGAGCACTGCGTCCCAGCAGGAGATTCAAACGCTGGACAGCAAGATTCATGATACCGTTGAGACCATAAATCAACTTAAGACGAATCGAGAGTTCTTCCTTAGCTTCGCGAAGGACCCGCAGACATTCATACACAAGTGGATCGTTTCACAAACACGGGATCTTAAAACGATGACCGACATCGTCGGTAATCCGGAGGAGGAACGCCGGGCTGAATTCTACTATCAACCGTGGACTCAAGAAGCGGTGTCCCGATACTTTTTCACCAAAGTTAACCAGAAGCGAGCTGAATTGGAGCAGGCACTCGGAATCCGGAACTCCTAG